DNA sequence from the Ruminococcus albus 7 = DSM 20455 genome:
TTCCGCTTTTTTATCTTCTCGAAAAACCAGAAGAGTGCACATTCGTATGCTATAAAACCCGCAGTAACAGGTCTTACGAAGAAATCATAATATGTGCTGAATATAACATTCATGACTACTGCACCCAGCAGCAGCGGAAGAAAATATTTAGCTATGGAAGCATAGAGCCATTTTAACGGTTCTTTCTTTTCAGTCATGGCCCGTCCCCCTTATACCATTTTTTCAAATTCAAATTCACGGCTGACAGTCCACATATCATTACGCAGTGCACCTATGCCGCTCTCCTTGACGATCACGAGCAGACCGTCAAAACTATCCGTAAGTTCGGCAAGCTCATTGGTCATAGTGCCTGTGCAGGCAGTAAAGCATATCATTGACTTGCCCTTCTCATTTATATCATGGTCAGGTGAACGGTTCTCCTTAGGATAAGGTACGATGCCTGCAAGCCTCTCCTGAAGCTGTACAAGCGTTGCCTCATCGGATACATCCGCCATCTCCCACTTGCCTTCTATAAAATAATTATACTCACTCTCATATCCCGATCTTATAAGCATTGAGAGCATTGCCAGCGAACCTTCAATAGATATATCCATCATCTGGTAACTGATAAGATCAGGTGATAGGTTCATTGGCAGATCAAGCCTGAATATCTGACTTGAAGATGTTACCTTCTCATCCAGCCTTACCATAAGCTGATCCTTTTTGGAGGAAAGCTTCCAGTTCACCCTTTTAAGAGGATCGCCGGGAAGATAAGCCCTGTGCTCATATCCCGGAACACCTGTCAGTGCAGATGAAGTTTCATCCGATTCCTCATCACTGTCATCAAAGGATATATTCTGTGATACAGACCTCAGCACATCGGTCTGTGAACCTGTATCGGGGATATGCGGTATTATCTTTATCAGGCACTTTGCAGGCAGATCCTTTTTAGTCCTCCTGAACATACCCATATGATCTGTAAAGGTTATCTTCTCTACAGATATCTCACCGCCGCCGCAAAGAACAGCTTTCATCGGTATCTCTATACACTCGCCATGCATACCCGAGCACATTACCCTGTAATACAGCGAACTATCCTCACCCTGTATATTGGGCGTTACCTTCAATGAAACATCTATGAAGGTGCTGGGCAGTATGGTCTTTTTATTGAAGTCAAGCCTTGCGGTGAAATCATCGCCCTTGTTTACTATATCACCCGGAAGCGACAGGGATACTTCTGTGGTGGCATACGATACAAAAAGCAATATCAGTGATATTAAACTCGCCATGATGAGCAGCAGACCTATGAATATTCCTCCGCTGCCGCTAATCAGGTATGCCAGTATGAAAGCTATGCCAAGACACACCAAAAAGCCGACTATATTTCTTGCAGTTTCCAAATCTTATCACTCCGCAGTCGTAGGACTTTCCACGGTCATCGCCACAGCTCTCAGTGCGGCACCGTTGGTATCAAAATTGGACTTGCCCTTGGGTGACAGCATCAGCCTGTGAGCAAGTACTTCCTCCATTACAGCCTTTACATCATCGGGCACAACATAATTTCTGCCCAGCACATAGGCGTATGCCTTAACAGCCCTCAGCAGTGCGATAGAGCCTCTGGGAGAAACTCCGAGCCTGATATACTCTGAATTTCTTGTTGCTGTAACGATATCAAGGATATATTTTCTTATGCTCGGAGCAGTAGCTACCTTCTGTGCTTCATCCATAAGCACAGCGATATCATCGGTAGACATTACGGCTCTAAGATCCTTTGCCGATACTGCATTCTCACCGTTGGTCATTATCCTCAGCTCGTCCTCATAGGAGGGATAGCCCATTGATATCTTCATTATGAATCTGTCCATCTGCGCCTCGGGCAGATGATAGGTACCGTATGTTTCAACGGGGTTCTGTGTTGCCAGTGTCATAAAAGGTACGGGGAGCACATGGGTCACACCGTCGATAGAGATCTGATGCTCCTCCATGATCTCCAGCAGGCTGGACTGGGATTTCGGTGAAGCACGGTTTATCTCATCCGCCAGCAGGAAGTTGCACATCGCTGCGCCCTCCTTGTACTCCAGTTCCCTTGTTACCTGATTTATCATTGAGAATCCGACTATATCCGACGGCATAACGTCGGGAGTCAGCTGTATACGATTGAATTTACCCGCAACCGACCGTGCCAGTGCGGATACCAGCTGTGTCTTTCCGACACCGGGCACGTCCTCTATAAGTACATGGCCTCCGCAGAGCATAGCAGTTACGATCTTGAGTATTGTTTCCTGCTTTCCGACGATGACCTTTTCTATATTAGCCACCAAAGCTTCGATCTTATTATTCATCAAATATCCTCCGTTTCAGAGATAGTATGAGATCCAAAAAATCACATACATTATTAATTTATTATACCACATTTACAAACGTATGTCAACACAGCCGAACCCATGAAATACGTTATCCATACATATCCGGAGCCCCGTTACACGAAGCTCCGGCAAATAATGACAGACTTCTTTTAAAAAGCTGTAAACTGTTTTATCTGCGGTTTTTCGTCACTTTCCTGACAGTTTTTCTGCGAGGTGTCAGAAAGACCTGTTCTTCCTCAACCTGTTTCTTTTCCTTCCTTTCAAGACACACTACAGTTTCGATACCCATTGTATGCGGAAACATATCCACAGGCTGAATATTCACCGCCTTATAACCGCCTTTGGTCAGGATCCTGAGATCACGTTCGAGAGTTTCTATCTTGCAGGATACGTATACTATCCTCTTCGGCGCCAGCTTCAGCGCACATCCGATAAATTCGCTGCTGGCGCCTGCCCTCGGAGGATCCATTATCAGAACATCACAGCTCTCCCCGCGCGAAGCCATAGCCTGCATGAATTTTCCTGCATCCTCATTGTAAAAACTGATATTATCAAGACCGTTCAATCCTGCATTGACCTTAGCATCCCTGCAGGCGTGCTTGTTCGATTCAACGCCTGTCACATCAGCACCGTTCACAGCACATATAATACCTATCGTACCTGTGCCGCAGTAAGCATCTATTACCTTTGTGCCCTTGGTGATCCCGGCTGCCTCGACAGCATAGCTG
Encoded proteins:
- a CDS encoding AAA family ATPase encodes the protein MNNKIEALVANIEKVIVGKQETILKIVTAMLCGGHVLIEDVPGVGKTQLVSALARSVAGKFNRIQLTPDVMPSDIVGFSMINQVTRELEYKEGAAMCNFLLADEINRASPKSQSSLLEIMEEHQISIDGVTHVLPVPFMTLATQNPVETYGTYHLPEAQMDRFIMKISMGYPSYEDELRIMTNGENAVSAKDLRAVMSTDDIAVLMDEAQKVATAPSIRKYILDIVTATRNSEYIRLGVSPRGSIALLRAVKAYAYVLGRNYVVPDDVKAVMEEVLAHRLMLSPKGKSNFDTNGAALRAVAMTVESPTTAE
- a CDS encoding DUF58 domain-containing protein, whose product is METARNIVGFLVCLGIAFILAYLISGSGGIFIGLLLIMASLISLILLFVSYATTEVSLSLPGDIVNKGDDFTARLDFNKKTILPSTFIDVSLKVTPNIQGEDSSLYYRVMCSGMHGECIEIPMKAVLCGGGEISVEKITFTDHMGMFRRTKKDLPAKCLIKIIPHIPDTGSQTDVLRSVSQNISFDDSDEESDETSSALTGVPGYEHRAYLPGDPLKRVNWKLSSKKDQLMVRLDEKVTSSSQIFRLDLPMNLSPDLISYQMMDISIEGSLAMLSMLIRSGYESEYNYFIEGKWEMADVSDEATLVQLQERLAGIVPYPKENRSPDHDINEKGKSMICFTACTGTMTNELAELTDSFDGLLVIVKESGIGALRNDMWTVSREFEFEKMV